In one Lolium rigidum isolate FL_2022 chromosome 3, APGP_CSIRO_Lrig_0.1, whole genome shotgun sequence genomic region, the following are encoded:
- the LOC124695059 gene encoding peptidyl-prolyl cis-trans isomerase CYP59-like gives MSVLIVTSVGELVVDLHTDLCPRTTDNFLKLCSIKYYNGCLFHNVQKDFLAQTGDPTGTGRGGGSAYKLLYGDQSRFFEDEIRPDNPDLTHSKKGTVAMASTGNASQFYITLRPNVEYLDGQHTVFGTVTEGFHTLTKINEAYVDPDGRPFKDIRIKHTYILDPPHLTDLSPENSPVGKPKDEVAEERLEDTWAPLDERLDPVQLDEMIRSKEAQSNSVILECIGDIPDAQVKPPENVLFVCNLNPVTQDEDLYTVFSRFGTVASAEVIRDCKTGDSLCYAFVEFEVKKACERAFNEMNNCLIDDRRIHVDFSQSVSKMWGKFRHGIQNAKKDGSFKCNAPHLRAQNCVQASQKQDRRGTTGRRKIEQLDDWRSEPPYKGDLVRKCMHDDHTSYGNRGYSGHNARDYSKRQCKSRDQELITMTGIKKNDDCRKGVAARKRKVATKEVERHRSREDGNRETQMRGAACLHLCQFFLICFSSYIEFVVSPMIHI, from the coding sequence ATGTCGGTATTAATCGTCACCAGCGTGGGCGAACTCGTGGTGGATctccacaccgacctctgcccgcGCACCACCGACAACTTCCTCAAGCTCTGCAGCATCAAGTACTATAACGGGTGTCTCTTCCACAACGTGCAGAAGGATTTCCTGGCGCAGACCGGGGACCCGACGGGGACCGGCAGAGGAGGCGGCTCCGCCTACAAGCTCCTCTACGGCGACCAGTCTCGGTTTTTCGAAGACGAGATCCGTCCGGACAATCCGGACCTCACGCATTCCAAGAAGGGCACCGTCGCCATGGCAAGCACCGGCAACGCCTCACAGTTCTACATCACCCTGCGGCCCAACGTCGAGTACCTCGACGGTCAGCACACCGTGTTTGGGACTGTCACTGAAGGATTCCACACGCTGACGAAAATAAATGAAGCTTatgttgatcctgacggaagacCGTTCAAGGACATAAGGATTAAACATACGTATATCCTGGATCCTCCTCATCTCACCGACCTTTCACCTGAGAATTCTCCCGTCGGAAAGCCAAAGGATGAGGTAGCAGAAGAGCGCTTAGAGGATACCTGGGCCCCTCTAGATGAAAGACTGGACCCTGTACAGCTTGACGAGATGATCCGCTCTAAAGAAGCGCAATCCAATTCCGTGATCCTCGAGTGTATTGGCGACATTCCAGATGCCCAGGTCAAGCCACCTGAAAACGTTCTATTCGTCTGTAATCTGAATCCGGTGACGCAGGATGAAGATCTATATACAGTCTTTTCTCGTTTCGGAACCGTGGCATCAGCTGAGGTAATCCGAGACTGCAAGACTGGAGATAGCTTGTGCTACGCATTTGTTGAGTTCGAggtgaagaaggcttgcgaacgTGCGTTTAACGAGATGAACAATTGTCTGATTGATGACCGAAGGATCCACGTTGATTTTAGCCAAAGTGTTTCAAAAATGTGGGGTAAGTTCAGACATGGCATTCAAAACGCAAAGAAAGATGGGTCCTTCAAATGCAATGCCCCTCACTTGCGAGCCCAAAATTGTGTTCAAGCTTCTCAGAAGCAAGACCGTCGAGGTACTACCGGTCGAAGAAAGattgagcaattggatgactggcGATCAGAGCCACCATATAAGGGCGATCTTGTTAGGAAATGCATGCATGATGACCACACTAGTTATGGTAATCGTGGCTATAGTGGACACAACGCTCGTGACTATAGCAAGCGCCAGTGTAAGAGCAGAGATCAAGAGTTGATCACTATGACAGGAATAAAGAAAAATGATGACTGTCGAAAGGGGGTCGCTGCAAGAAAGAGGAAAGTTGCCACAAAAGAAGTAGAGAGACATAGAAGCAGAGAGGATGGAAACCGTGAGACGCAGATGCGCGGGGCTGCATGCCTGCATCTCTGTCAGTTTTTCCTCATCTGTTTTTCATCGTACATCGAGTTTGTGGTGTCTCCTATGATCCATATTTGA